One region of Catenuloplanes indicus genomic DNA includes:
- a CDS encoding glycosyltransferase: protein MSAPVDLRTRWPDHSAHVVLSRVQRGGFAVLLAVVLAGLVLRPMLVVQAVVALITLAYTAAIVFRVVLVYAAGTGEHRVRVSDADALAEDDLPVYTVLVPAYREPRVIGLLMEHLAALDYPPGKLEVILLLEADDAETIAAAEAALPGPHVRILVVPESQPRTKPKACNVGLAEARGEFVTIYDAEDIPEPLQLRRAVVAMRRLGPSYVCLQAELGYFNTDQNRITRWFALEYASWFRSLLPGLVALRMPIPLGGTSNHFRAAALRDLGAWDPFNVTEDADLGMRLARAGYRVGVLDSVTLEEANSDFINWIKQRSRWYKGYLMTWLVHLRAPRATVMQLGWRGLLCLNLFVGGTPLAALLNAALWATTALWFLDRPPILEQIFIPPYYYLGLACLVFGNATVIYLNLLSVRTMDRPDLLGTALLSPLYWAMMSLAGAKAAWQLVFRPSYWEKTTHGLHLESSHAA, encoded by the coding sequence ATGAGTGCGCCGGTCGACCTCCGGACGCGCTGGCCGGACCACTCGGCGCACGTGGTGCTCAGCCGGGTGCAGCGCGGCGGGTTCGCGGTGCTGCTCGCGGTCGTGCTGGCCGGGCTGGTGCTGCGGCCGATGCTGGTGGTGCAGGCCGTGGTCGCGCTGATCACGCTGGCCTACACCGCGGCGATCGTGTTCCGGGTGGTGCTCGTCTACGCGGCCGGGACCGGCGAGCACCGGGTGCGGGTCAGCGACGCGGACGCGCTGGCCGAGGACGACCTGCCGGTGTACACCGTGCTGGTGCCGGCCTACCGGGAGCCGCGTGTGATCGGGCTGCTGATGGAGCACCTGGCGGCGCTCGACTACCCGCCCGGCAAACTCGAGGTGATCCTGCTGCTGGAGGCGGATGACGCGGAGACGATCGCGGCCGCGGAGGCGGCGCTGCCCGGGCCGCACGTGCGCATCCTGGTCGTGCCGGAGTCGCAGCCGCGCACCAAGCCGAAGGCGTGCAACGTCGGGCTGGCGGAGGCGCGCGGCGAGTTCGTCACCATCTATGACGCGGAGGACATCCCGGAACCGCTGCAACTGCGGCGCGCGGTCGTCGCGATGCGCCGGCTCGGCCCGTCCTACGTGTGCCTGCAGGCCGAACTCGGCTACTTCAACACCGACCAGAACCGGATCACCCGGTGGTTCGCGCTGGAGTACGCGTCCTGGTTCCGGTCGCTGCTGCCCGGCCTGGTCGCGCTGCGCATGCCGATCCCGCTCGGCGGCACCAGCAACCACTTCCGGGCCGCCGCGCTGCGCGACCTGGGCGCGTGGGACCCGTTCAACGTGACCGAGGACGCGGACCTCGGCATGCGGCTGGCCCGCGCCGGATACCGGGTCGGCGTGCTCGACTCGGTCACGCTGGAGGAGGCGAACTCCGACTTCATCAACTGGATCAAGCAGCGGAGCCGGTGGTACAAGGGCTACCTGATGACCTGGCTGGTGCACCTGCGCGCACCCCGGGCCACGGTGATGCAGCTGGGCTGGCGCGGGCTGCTCTGCCTGAACCTGTTCGTCGGCGGTACGCCGCTGGCCGCGCTGCTGAACGCGGCACTGTGGGCGACGACCGCGCTGTGGTTCCTGGACCGGCCGCCGATCCTCGAACAGATCTTCATCCCGCCCTACTACTACCTCGGCCTGGCCTGCCTGGTCTTCGGCAACGCCACGGTGATCTACCTGAACCTGCTGTCCGTGCGCACCATGGACCGGCCGGACCTGCTCGGCACCGCGCTGCTGTCGCCGCTGTACTGGGCGATGATGAGCCTGGCCGGCGCGAAGGCCGCGTGGCAGCTGGTGTTCCGGCCGTCCTACTGGGAGAAGACCACGCACGGCCTGCACCTGGAGTCGTCCCATGCCGCGTAG
- a CDS encoding glycosyltransferase: MADIAPTRIRPAETAAPPAVSVVVPTRNEAGNVRPLVDRLRAAFGSTPTEIVFVDDSDDDTPAAIAGTGARLVHRPAGQRAGGLGGAVVAGFRAATAPWVVVMDGDLQHPPETVPDLLAAGEVDNADAVVASRYRGAGSAGGLSGRFRRLVSRATGALAKLVFPLRLRGVTDPMSGFFAVRRDAVPPDALRPDGYKILLEVLVRGRIGRVVEVPYTFRSRLAGESKASLREGLRFGRHLLTLRLSRPRIAGFALAGASGIAVNSGALWLFALGLPYLVAAVLAVQVAIGWNFLIIDRLVMPPGRRTRLRRFGRFLLLNNTLTPIHVGLLYAMVTYGGLHYLAANAIAIMVVFAVRYLATSRWVYGEVAMPGMRGVAGAVRRAALTRLLLAFTLTTVAFPALAGSVWDALWERGGTVPLLIPLVAASALVAARLRPSSREPDVHDRQVDGLLAAALLVCAGTLVLVTPELTLVAGVAFQAGAAILLLGTRATARLRWVMLLPLVAAIPTPGVVRPGALVPLLGAVLCVTVCAGVLGVRRAGRSFVPSLLSLIVVALLPALLGRMLDAVPPPGVTDVLLAVMVAFWAVRWGRAETPAIARQYLPRARFAAVVLVVIALVLGLRALPEVTPLPARLSFAEVAE; encoded by the coding sequence ATGGCGGATATCGCGCCCACCCGGATCAGGCCCGCCGAGACCGCCGCGCCACCCGCGGTCAGCGTCGTGGTGCCGACCCGCAACGAGGCCGGCAACGTCCGGCCGCTGGTCGACCGGCTGCGCGCCGCGTTCGGCAGCACACCCACGGAGATCGTCTTCGTGGACGACAGCGACGACGACACCCCGGCCGCGATCGCCGGGACCGGTGCGCGCCTGGTGCACCGGCCGGCCGGGCAGCGCGCCGGCGGGCTCGGCGGCGCGGTCGTCGCCGGGTTCCGCGCCGCCACCGCGCCCTGGGTGGTGGTGATGGACGGCGACCTGCAGCACCCGCCGGAGACCGTGCCGGACCTGCTCGCGGCCGGGGAGGTGGACAACGCGGACGCGGTCGTCGCCAGCCGCTACCGGGGCGCGGGCAGCGCGGGCGGGCTCTCCGGCCGGTTCCGGCGGCTCGTCTCACGGGCCACCGGCGCGCTGGCCAAGCTGGTCTTCCCGCTGCGGCTGCGCGGCGTCACGGACCCGATGAGCGGGTTCTTCGCGGTCCGCCGCGACGCGGTGCCACCGGACGCGCTGCGCCCGGACGGCTACAAGATCCTGCTGGAGGTGCTGGTCCGCGGCCGGATCGGCCGGGTCGTCGAGGTGCCGTACACGTTCCGGTCCCGGCTGGCCGGCGAGAGCAAGGCGTCGCTGCGCGAGGGCCTGCGGTTCGGCCGGCACCTGCTCACGCTGCGGCTGTCCCGGCCGCGGATCGCCGGGTTCGCGCTGGCCGGCGCGTCCGGGATCGCGGTCAACTCGGGCGCGCTGTGGCTGTTCGCGCTCGGCCTGCCGTACCTGGTCGCGGCCGTGCTCGCGGTGCAGGTCGCGATCGGCTGGAACTTCCTGATCATCGACCGGCTGGTGATGCCGCCCGGCCGGCGGACCCGGCTGCGCCGCTTCGGCCGGTTCCTGCTGCTCAACAACACGCTCACGCCGATCCACGTCGGGTTGCTGTACGCCATGGTCACCTACGGCGGGCTGCACTACCTGGCCGCCAACGCGATCGCGATCATGGTCGTGTTCGCGGTGCGCTACCTGGCCACCAGCCGCTGGGTCTACGGCGAGGTCGCGATGCCCGGCATGCGCGGCGTGGCCGGGGCCGTGCGGCGGGCCGCGCTGACCCGGCTGCTGCTGGCGTTCACGCTGACCACGGTCGCGTTCCCGGCGCTGGCCGGCTCGGTGTGGGACGCGCTGTGGGAGCGCGGCGGCACCGTGCCGCTGCTGATCCCGCTCGTGGCCGCGTCCGCGCTGGTGGCGGCGCGGCTGCGGCCGTCGTCGCGGGAACCGGACGTGCACGACCGGCAGGTGGACGGGCTGCTCGCGGCCGCGCTGCTGGTCTGCGCGGGCACACTGGTGCTGGTCACGCCGGAGCTGACGCTGGTCGCGGGCGTGGCGTTCCAGGCCGGCGCCGCGATCCTGCTGCTCGGTACGCGGGCCACCGCACGGCTGCGCTGGGTGATGCTGTTGCCGCTGGTCGCCGCGATCCCGACCCCCGGCGTGGTACGGCCGGGAGCGCTGGTCCCGCTGCTCGGTGCGGTGCTGTGCGTGACGGTGTGTGCCGGTGTCCTCGGTGTGCGGCGGGCCGGGCGGTCGTTCGTACCCTCGTTGCTGTCCTTGATCGTGGTTGCTCTTCTGCCCGCGCTGCTGGGCCGGATGCTGGACGCCGTGCCGCCACCCGGCGTGACGGATGTGCTGCTCGCCGTCATGGTCGCGTTCTGGGCCGTGCGGTGGGGACGTGCGGAAACGCCCGCGATCGCGCGGCAGTACCTGCCCCGGGCCCGGTTCGCGGCGGTGGTGCTGGTGGTGATCGCGCTGGTGCTCGGCTTGCGGGCGCTCCCCGAGGTCACGCCGCTGCCGGCCCGGCTGTCGTTCGCGGAGGTGGCCGAATGA
- a CDS encoding PA14 domain-containing protein: MRARMSFLLAWLLAAVLLPAPGHAAPPADFRTSLIVGAGLDGPSGFEIAPDGRIFVLERSGTVKIVKNGVLLPAPFAYLPSEASGDRGLIGIAFDPEFGVTNHYVYFYYTGLDLHNRLVRFDASGDVGTDGPFTIFRTESLSQHLHVGGSIRFGPDGMLYFAVGDNGYSSNAQLLTNPHGKILRIRRDGTIPADNPFYGQAGKEQAIWAYGFRNPWRFQFDAATGALYGGDVGDFTWEEVNRIVKGGNYGWPLKEGYCTVDCAGFTDPVHVYPHDGESAAVTGGPVYRGDDFPPAYRGNLFFGDYAKGFLRRAELDAAGAVTAVHDFDPVAGSVVDIKQAADGSLYYLTYIPGRLYRIAYELGNHSPSAVAGADVTKGLGPLTVHFDATGSTDPDGDPLGYAWDFGDGTTGTGPAPVKTYPDVGVYQVTLTVDDGQGHTAQAVPIVIQVGIPPTVTIAVPADESPYRAGDVITYNAFATDAAGFDLDDNDIRTTVLLHHGTHTHPFAGPLTGRAGSFTIPVTGESSADTWYGITVTATDANGLSTSRTIEIRPVTAPLTVTTDPPGLVAHLDGIPVGTPHPVRGVAGFQREIYAPPTAVAADGTVHHFTGWSDGGAIRHTITTPDTPSVYTAGYARSPDFTATFFNNTGLAGTPVLRRSDPAVGFVWGADPPGPGVAADGFSARWTKRQHFAAGRYRFTTVTDDGVRLYVDRKLVLDRWQGQSGTAHDWVGDLGAGDHTITMEYYDEGGDALATLGWTATTDQPDERFTAHYWNTPGTGGAPTIPATVPTLTRQERAVDHDWALGSPDPAIAADHFAARWTRTVSLAPGEYTFTATADDGVRLTVDGQRLIDAWADSGATTHTATTVLDGGPHTIVLDYYENGGDAVAKLSWRQTADAADPPDYAAEYWNAPERPPAVPARAPDLARPEPAVDADWGGGSPDPVIAPDGFVARWTRTDTLPAGVYRFSGASDDGIRVFVDGAPVVDRWVDQNATFSADLVLAAGPHEIRVEYYEDGGGALARFGYQRIADVAPAAGWTAAYFGNPDLAGTPLLTREDDAVDFDWGYGTPHPDVPADGFSARWTRTATYPAGTHRMTVTGDDGVRVLVDGVLVIDGWSDHGPATFTADVPLDAGAHTVVVEYYERGGGALARFGQIRI, from the coding sequence GTGCGCGCCCGTATGTCGTTCCTGCTCGCCTGGCTGCTCGCCGCCGTGCTGCTGCCGGCGCCCGGGCACGCGGCCCCACCAGCGGATTTCCGCACTTCGCTGATCGTCGGCGCCGGCCTGGACGGGCCCAGTGGATTCGAGATCGCGCCGGACGGGCGGATATTCGTCCTGGAACGGTCCGGCACCGTCAAAATTGTGAAGAACGGTGTGCTGCTGCCCGCACCGTTCGCATATCTGCCGTCCGAGGCGAGCGGTGACCGCGGCCTGATCGGCATCGCGTTCGACCCGGAGTTCGGCGTTACGAATCACTATGTCTACTTCTATTACACCGGTCTTGATCTGCATAACCGGCTGGTCAGATTCGACGCGTCCGGCGACGTCGGCACGGACGGCCCGTTCACGATCTTCCGCACCGAGTCGCTCTCCCAGCACCTGCACGTCGGCGGCAGCATCCGGTTCGGCCCGGACGGGATGCTGTACTTCGCGGTCGGCGACAACGGCTACTCCAGCAACGCGCAGCTGCTGACGAACCCGCACGGCAAGATCCTGCGGATCCGCCGGGACGGCACGATCCCGGCCGACAACCCGTTCTACGGCCAGGCCGGGAAGGAACAGGCGATCTGGGCGTACGGGTTCCGCAACCCGTGGCGGTTCCAGTTCGACGCCGCGACCGGTGCGCTCTACGGCGGCGACGTCGGCGACTTCACCTGGGAGGAGGTGAACCGGATCGTCAAGGGCGGCAACTACGGCTGGCCGCTCAAGGAGGGCTACTGCACCGTGGACTGCGCCGGGTTCACCGACCCGGTCCACGTCTACCCGCACGACGGTGAGAGCGCGGCCGTCACCGGCGGGCCGGTCTACCGCGGCGATGACTTCCCGCCCGCGTACCGTGGGAATCTGTTCTTCGGCGACTATGCCAAGGGCTTCCTGCGCCGGGCCGAGCTGGACGCGGCCGGCGCGGTCACGGCGGTGCACGACTTCGACCCGGTCGCCGGCAGCGTGGTGGACATCAAGCAGGCGGCGGACGGGTCGCTGTACTACCTGACCTACATCCCCGGGCGGCTCTACCGGATCGCGTACGAGCTGGGCAACCACTCGCCGTCCGCGGTCGCCGGCGCGGACGTCACCAAGGGCCTCGGGCCGCTGACCGTCCACTTCGACGCCACCGGCAGCACCGACCCGGACGGCGACCCGCTCGGCTACGCCTGGGACTTCGGCGACGGCACCACCGGCACCGGCCCGGCACCGGTCAAGACCTACCCGGACGTCGGCGTCTACCAGGTCACGCTGACCGTGGACGACGGACAGGGGCACACCGCGCAGGCCGTGCCGATCGTCATCCAGGTCGGGATCCCGCCCACGGTCACCATCGCGGTACCGGCGGACGAGTCGCCGTACCGGGCCGGCGACGTGATCACCTACAACGCGTTCGCCACCGACGCGGCCGGGTTCGACCTGGACGACAACGACATCCGCACCACGGTGCTGCTGCACCACGGCACGCACACGCACCCGTTCGCCGGGCCGCTGACCGGCCGCGCCGGCTCGTTCACCATCCCGGTCACCGGCGAGTCGTCCGCGGACACCTGGTACGGGATCACGGTCACCGCCACCGACGCCAACGGGCTCAGCACGTCGAGGACGATCGAGATCCGGCCGGTGACGGCGCCGCTCACGGTCACCACCGACCCGCCGGGGCTGGTCGCACACCTGGACGGCATCCCGGTGGGCACGCCGCACCCGGTGCGCGGCGTGGCCGGGTTCCAGCGGGAGATCTACGCGCCGCCGACCGCGGTCGCGGCGGACGGCACGGTCCACCACTTCACCGGCTGGTCCGACGGCGGCGCGATCCGGCACACGATCACCACGCCGGACACGCCGTCGGTCTACACCGCCGGCTACGCGCGATCGCCGGACTTCACCGCCACGTTCTTCAACAACACCGGCCTCGCGGGTACGCCGGTGCTGCGCCGGTCGGACCCGGCCGTCGGCTTCGTCTGGGGCGCGGACCCGCCCGGTCCCGGCGTCGCCGCGGACGGTTTCTCGGCCCGGTGGACGAAACGGCAGCACTTCGCGGCCGGCCGGTACCGGTTCACCACGGTCACCGACGACGGCGTACGGCTCTACGTCGACCGGAAACTGGTGCTGGACCGGTGGCAGGGGCAGTCCGGGACCGCGCACGACTGGGTCGGCGACCTCGGCGCCGGCGACCACACGATCACCATGGAGTACTACGACGAGGGCGGCGACGCGCTGGCCACGCTCGGCTGGACCGCCACCACCGACCAGCCGGACGAGCGCTTCACCGCGCACTACTGGAACACGCCCGGCACCGGCGGCGCACCCACGATCCCGGCCACGGTACCGACGCTGACCAGGCAGGAGCGCGCGGTCGACCACGACTGGGCGCTCGGCTCGCCGGACCCGGCGATCGCCGCCGACCACTTCGCGGCCCGGTGGACGCGCACGGTCAGCCTGGCGCCCGGCGAGTACACGTTCACCGCGACCGCGGACGACGGCGTCCGGCTGACCGTGGACGGGCAGCGGCTGATCGACGCGTGGGCGGACAGCGGCGCGACCACGCACACCGCGACCACGGTGCTCGACGGCGGGCCGCACACGATCGTGCTGGACTACTACGAGAACGGCGGCGACGCGGTCGCGAAACTGTCCTGGCGGCAGACCGCGGACGCGGCGGACCCACCGGACTACGCGGCGGAGTACTGGAACGCGCCCGAGCGCCCACCGGCCGTACCCGCGCGGGCCCCTGATCTCGCTCGCCCGGAGCCGGCCGTGGACGCCGACTGGGGCGGCGGGTCGCCGGACCCGGTGATCGCGCCGGACGGGTTCGTGGCGCGGTGGACGCGCACGGACACGCTGCCGGCCGGCGTCTACCGGTTCAGCGGCGCCAGCGACGACGGCATCCGGGTGTTCGTGGACGGTGCGCCGGTGGTGGACCGGTGGGTCGACCAGAACGCGACGTTCAGCGCCGACCTGGTGCTGGCCGCCGGGCCGCACGAGATCCGCGTCGAGTACTACGAGGACGGCGGCGGCGCGCTCGCCCGGTTCGGCTACCAGCGGATCGCGGACGTGGCGCCGGCCGCCGGCTGGACCGCGGCCTACTTCGGCAACCCGGACCTCGCCGGTACGCCGCTGCTGACCCGCGAGGACGACGCGGTCGACTTCGACTGGGGCTACGGCACACCGCACCCGGACGTGCCGGCGGACGGGTTCTCCGCCCGCTGGACCCGCACCGCCACCTACCCGGCCGGCACCCACCGGATGACCGTCACCGGCGACGACGGCGTGCGGGTGCTGGTCGACGGCGTGCTCGTGATCGACGGCTGGTCCGACCACGGGCCCGCCACGTTCACCGCGGACGTGCCGCTCGACGCGGGCGCGCACACCGTGGTCGTCGAATACTACGAGCGCGGCGGGGGCGCGCTCGCCCGGTTCGGTCAGATACGCATCTAG